One window of the Nicotiana tabacum cultivar K326 chromosome 4, ASM71507v2, whole genome shotgun sequence genome contains the following:
- the LOC107804292 gene encoding short-chain dehydrogenase reductase 3b-like, with translation MDSPIPSLTKKLDSKIAIITGGASGIGEATARLFAEHGAKVVIADIQEEKGRSVAESIGSSHCSFIKCDVTDEQQVQSLVQSTVEIHGRVDIMFSNAGIASTNDNEQDILGFNLDALDNLFAINVRGSAACVKHAAKAMVEGGVKGKIICTGSVTATMGVTKQIDYAMSKHAILGLVKSASKGLGKYGIRVNCVSPAAVATPLLEKSMKMSVEEIEKLFDSFNCLKTGAAIKASNVADAVLFLASDDSQFVTGHNLVVDGGFHPPA, from the coding sequence ATGGATAGCCCAATTCCATCATTGACTAAAAAATTGGACAGCAAAATTGCCATCATCACAGGAGGAGCAAGTGGTATCGGCGAAGCCACCGCACGACTCTTTGCTGAACACGGCGCAAAAGTGGTAATTGCTGACATCCAAGAAGAAAAGGGTCGGTCAGTTGCAGAATCTATCGGCTCCAGTCACTGCAGTTTCATCAAATGCGACGTCACAGACGAGCAACAGGTCCAATCCTTGGTACAATCAACGGTGGAGATCCACGGTCGGGTCGATATCATGTTCAGCAATGCTGGAATTGCAAGCACCAACGATAACGAACAAGACATCCTAGGTTTTAACCTGGATGCATTAGACAATCTATTCGCGATCAACGTTCGGGGATCGGCGGCGTGTGTGAAGCACGCGGCGAAGGCCATGGTGGAAGGTGGCGTGAAAGGGAAGATAATATGCACGGGGAGCGTGACGGCGACGATGGGAGTAACCAAGCAAATAGATTACGCAATGTCGAAGCACGCAATACTAGGATTGGTGAAATCTGCAAGTAAAGGACTGGGTAAGTACGGTATACGCGTAAACTGTGTTTCTCCTGCGGCAGTGGCAACACCTTTGCTTGAGAAATCAATGAAGATGAGTGTGGAGGAGATAGAGAAACTGTTTGATTCCTTCAATTGCTTGAAAACTGGGGCGGCTATAAAAGCTTCTAATGTAGCTGATGCTGTTTTGTTTTTGGCTTCGGACGACTCACAGTTTGTCACCGGCCATAATTTGGTTGTCGATGGAGGTTTTCATCCTCCTGCCTGA